One bacterium DNA segment encodes these proteins:
- the scpA gene encoding methylmalonyl-CoA mutase, producing MADSKGGIRAADQLSEWKELASKELRGKDVDDLVWTSPDGLDVKALYTAADLEGLDHADTLPGMFPFLRGPRATMYANRPWTLRQYAGFSTAEESNRFYKANLAAGQQGLSVAFDLATHRGYDSDHERVTGDVGKAGVAIDSVEDMKILFDGIPLGEVTVSMTMNGAVIPVLASFIVAGEEQGVDRKNLAGTIQNDILQEFMVRNTYIYPPTPSMRLVADIIEYTAKEMPKFNSISISGYHMQEAGATTVQELAFTIADGLEYVRAALSKGMDVDKFAGRLSFFWCIGMNFYMEIAKMRAARRIWAERMQKEFKPKNARSMMLRTHSQTSGASLTEQDPMNNVIRTTVEAMASVFGGTQSLHTNGYDEAVSLPTDTAARVARNTQLILQEESGIPAVVDPWAGSYFMENLTQQVYEAANELIDEVEALGGMTQAIEQGMPKLRIEESATRRQARVDSGEDVIVGVNKYRLAEEDPIEIRDIDNTAVRESQCRRLDDIRANRDQAAVDAALSHVTELAESGEGNMLEAAVAAARVRATVGEITEAMEKVYSRHRAEVRSVSGVYRQMYRDEDAFEKVSKDVAEFGERQGRRPRMLAVKLGQDGHDRGIKVIATSFADLGFDVDVGPLFQTPEEAAQQAIDNDVHVIGVSSQAAGHKTLVPQLIKALADVGASDIAVIVGGIIPPQDYDFLREAGVSAIFGPGTPVPDAAAEVLQVLKNRAA from the coding sequence ATGGCCGATTCGAAGGGCGGCATCCGCGCCGCCGATCAGCTTTCCGAGTGGAAGGAACTCGCGAGCAAGGAGCTCCGCGGCAAGGACGTGGACGACCTCGTCTGGACCAGCCCCGACGGGCTCGACGTGAAGGCGCTCTATACCGCCGCCGACCTCGAGGGCCTCGACCATGCCGACACGCTCCCCGGCATGTTCCCCTTCCTGCGCGGTCCGCGGGCCACGATGTACGCGAACCGGCCCTGGACGCTCCGACAGTACGCGGGCTTCTCGACCGCCGAGGAGTCGAACCGCTTCTACAAGGCCAATCTGGCGGCGGGCCAGCAGGGGCTCTCGGTCGCCTTCGATCTCGCGACTCATCGCGGGTACGACTCGGACCACGAGCGCGTGACCGGCGACGTCGGCAAGGCCGGCGTGGCGATCGACTCGGTCGAGGACATGAAGATCCTCTTCGACGGGATCCCGCTCGGCGAGGTGACCGTCTCGATGACCATGAACGGAGCGGTGATCCCGGTCCTCGCGTCGTTCATCGTCGCCGGCGAGGAGCAGGGCGTCGATCGCAAGAATCTCGCGGGCACGATCCAGAACGACATCCTCCAGGAGTTCATGGTCCGCAACACCTACATCTATCCACCGACCCCGAGCATGAGGCTGGTCGCGGACATCATCGAGTACACGGCGAAGGAGATGCCGAAGTTCAACTCGATCTCGATCTCCGGCTACCACATGCAGGAGGCCGGGGCGACGACGGTCCAGGAGCTCGCCTTCACGATCGCCGACGGTCTCGAGTACGTCCGCGCCGCTCTCAGCAAGGGCATGGACGTCGACAAGTTCGCCGGCCGACTCTCGTTCTTCTGGTGCATCGGCATGAACTTCTACATGGAGATCGCCAAGATGCGCGCCGCCCGCCGGATCTGGGCCGAGCGCATGCAGAAGGAGTTCAAGCCGAAGAACGCCCGGAGCATGATGCTCCGCACCCACTCCCAGACCTCGGGCGCGTCGCTGACCGAGCAGGATCCGATGAACAACGTGATCCGGACGACGGTCGAGGCGATGGCGTCGGTCTTCGGCGGGACGCAGTCGCTCCACACGAACGGCTACGACGAGGCGGTCTCGCTTCCCACCGACACCGCGGCGCGCGTCGCCCGGAACACCCAGCTCATCCTCCAGGAGGAGTCGGGGATCCCGGCGGTCGTCGATCCCTGGGCGGGCTCCTACTTCATGGAGAACCTGACCCAGCAGGTCTACGAGGCGGCCAACGAGCTGATCGACGAGGTCGAAGCGCTCGGCGGGATGACGCAGGCGATCGAGCAGGGCATGCCGAAGCTCCGGATCGAGGAGTCGGCCACGCGTCGCCAGGCGCGCGTGGACTCGGGCGAGGACGTCATCGTCGGCGTCAACAAGTACCGCCTCGCGGAAGAAGACCCGATCGAAATTCGCGACATCGACAACACCGCCGTGCGCGAGTCCCAGTGCCGCCGGCTCGACGACATCCGGGCGAACCGGGACCAGGCCGCCGTCGACGCGGCGCTGTCCCACGTCACGGAGCTCGCGGAGAGCGGAGAAGGCAACATGCTCGAGGCGGCCGTCGCGGCCGCCCGCGTGCGCGCGACCGTCGGCGAGATCACGGAAGCGATGGAGAAGGTCTACTCTCGCCATCGCGCCGAGGTTCGCTCGGTCTCGGGGGTCTATCGCCAGATGTACCGCGACGAAGACGCGTTCGAGAAGGTGTCGAAGGACGTCGCCGAGTTCGGCGAGCGCCAGGGGCGTCGCCCGCGCATGCTCGCCGTCAAGCTCGGCCAGGACGGGCACGACCGCGGGATCAAGGTCATCGCGACCTCCTTCGCCGACCTCGGCTTCGACGTCGACGTCGGCCCGCTCTTCCAGACCCCCGAAGAGGCGGCCCAGCAGGCGATCGACAACGACGTACACGTGATCGGCGTCTCCAGTCAGGCGGCCGGCCACAAGACCCTCGTGCCCCAGCTGATCAAGGCCCTCGCCGACGTCGGCGCCTCGGACATCGCGGTCATCGTCGGTGGCATCATCCCGCCCCAGG